A single genomic interval of Romboutsia ilealis harbors:
- a CDS encoding IS982 family transposase, with the protein MLEFNNYYIQDQKNLTDLFTNIFVIIDDIYNEIIPITVSNRRNIKDSKLSDSEIITISIVGELLTIDSEKAFFSLLKREYKNLFPKIGDRTRFNRTKRNLYWVISKIREHISLFMQSYSNNIRIVDSMPIPVCEFGRAHFSKCFKGEASYGRCPSKKQTYFGFKFHALTTIDGFLSDYIITPANVDDRNAVWDLCDKYKSISIIGDKGYVNKRLTPELKVEKDINLLFLKRGNSKDNYPKDIRQLIFKARRRIETSFSQLAEQLNLNKVKSKSMLGFITRTSIKVLAHNISFLINKLMGNEDSISKIKRLVFG; encoded by the coding sequence ATGCTAGAGTTTAATAATTATTATATCCAAGATCAAAAAAATTTAACTGATTTATTTACAAATATATTTGTAATTATAGATGATATATATAATGAGATTATACCTATAACTGTAAGTAATAGACGTAATATAAAAGATAGCAAACTTTCTGATAGTGAGATAATCACTATTAGCATAGTTGGTGAACTTTTAACTATTGATTCTGAAAAAGCATTCTTTAGTTTGCTTAAAAGGGAATATAAAAATCTATTTCCAAAGATAGGAGATAGAACGAGATTCAACAGAACTAAAAGAAACTTATATTGGGTAATATCTAAAATAAGAGAGCATATTTCTTTATTTATGCAATCTTATTCTAACAATATAAGAATTGTAGATAGTATGCCTATTCCAGTATGTGAATTTGGTAGAGCACATTTTAGTAAATGCTTTAAAGGCGAAGCCTCTTATGGTAGATGTCCTTCAAAAAAACAAACTTATTTTGGATTTAAATTTCATGCTCTTACTACAATAGATGGATTTTTATCTGATTATATTATAACTCCAGCTAATGTAGATGATAGAAATGCAGTATGGGATTTATGTGATAAATATAAATCTATTTCTATTATTGGTGATAAAGGGTATGTAAATAAAAGGCTAACGCCTGAACTGAAAGTTGAAAAGGATATAAATCTATTATTTTTAAAGCGCGGAAATAGTAAAGATAATTATCCCAAAGATATAAGACAATTGATATTTAAAGCTAGAAGAAGGATAGAAACTAGTTTTTCTCAGTTGGCAGAACAATTAAATTTGAATAAAGTAAAAAGTAAATCAATGTTAGGATTTATAACTAGAACTTCAATAAAAGTTTTAGCTCATAATATATCATTTCTAATAAACAAATTAATGGGAAATGAAGATTCTATATCTAAAATAAAAAGATTAGTATTTGGATAA
- a CDS encoding IS630 transposase-related protein: MQYIKKVNKTNMSYDIKFKQRVIEYREEGHTFKETCKVFKISETTLIRWINKKKEGKLGEVKIRVRKPKKICPEQLVKYIEQYPDAYLYEIAEEFNCSDVAIFKALKKLNITRKKRQLYTRSNAKKK, encoded by the coding sequence ATGCAATATATCAAAAAAGTTAATAAAACTAATATGAGTTATGATATAAAATTTAAACAACGAGTAATTGAATATAGAGAAGAAGGACACACTTTCAAGGAAACTTGTAAAGTATTTAAAATATCTGAAACAACACTAATAAGATGGATAAACAAAAAAAAGGAAGGGAAATTAGGCGAAGTAAAAATAAGAGTTAGAAAACCAAAAAAGATTTGTCCAGAACAATTAGTTAAATATATAGAACAGTATCCAGATGCATACTTATATGAGATAGCAGAAGAATTCAATTGTAGTGATGTGGCTATATTTAAAGCACTTAAGAAACTAAATATAACACGAAAAAAAAGACAACTTTATACAAGGAGCAATGCAAAGAAAAAATAA
- a CDS encoding IS630 family transposase: MKYFKEEDIVYIDETGIQGYIYREYARAVRGKKVYDKIPGKKYKRINIVAGKCVDKIISPLVYDKIMDSEFFEKWFKEMFLKEVEENKVIVMDNATFHCKSRLYELCKNANKNLKLIFLPPYSPDLNPIEKYWAVLKKKLKKIVKNNISLEETIYQLFKVN, from the coding sequence ATAAAATATTTTAAAGAAGAAGATATAGTATACATTGATGAAACAGGGATACAAGGATATATTTATAGAGAATATGCTAGAGCCGTAAGAGGTAAAAAGGTTTATGACAAAATACCTGGCAAAAAGTATAAAAGAATAAATATAGTAGCAGGAAAATGTGTAGATAAGATAATCTCTCCTTTAGTATACGATAAAATAATGGATAGTGAGTTTTTTGAAAAATGGTTCAAAGAAATGTTTTTAAAAGAAGTAGAAGAAAACAAAGTTATTGTAATGGATAATGCAACATTTCATTGTAAAAGTAGACTATATGAATTATGCAAGAATGCTAACAAAAATCTAAAATTAATATTTTTACCACCATATTCTCCAGATTTAAATCCAATAGAAAAGTACTGGGCAGTATTAAAAAAGAAGTTGAAAAAAATAGTTAAAAATAACATAAGTTTAGAAGAAACTATTTACCAACTTTTTAAAGTTAATTGA
- the groL gene encoding chaperonin GroEL (60 kDa chaperone family; promotes refolding of misfolded polypeptides especially under stressful conditions; forms two stacked rings of heptamers to form a barrel-shaped 14mer; ends can be capped by GroES; misfolded proteins enter the barrel where they are refolded when GroES binds): protein MAKEIKFAQDTRKALETGVNKLADTVKVTLGPKGRNVILDKKFGAPLITNDGVTIAKEIELEDRFENMGAQLVKEVATKTNDVAGDGTTTATVLAQAIIREGLKNVTAGANPVLIRKGIQKAVEVAVEELKSQSRTIETKESISQVASISAGDEEVGALIAEAMEIVGKDGVITVEESKTMNTELDAVEGMQFDRGFVSAYMVTDVDKMEAILNDPYILITDRKISNIQDILPILEQIVQQGKKLLIVAEDVDGEALSTLVVNKLRGTFEVVAVKAPGFGDRRKAMLEDIATLTGGVVISEELGYDLKEADVTMLGRAGSVKVTKEATTIVDGFGDKVAIENRVNQIKHQVEETTSEFDKEKLMERLAKLAGGVAVIKVGAATEVEMKERKLRIEDALNATRAAVEEGIVAGGGTALVSVIPALDKLVLELEGEVQIGAKIIRKALEEPLRQIAINAGLEGAVITERVINAEPEVGFDALNERYVNMIEVGIVDPTKVTRSALQNAASIAGVFLTTEAAVADLPESEPAMPGMGGGMPGMM from the coding sequence ATGGCTAAAGAAATTAAATTTGCTCAAGATACTAGAAAAGCGTTAGAAACAGGTGTAAATAAATTAGCAGATACAGTAAAAGTTACTTTAGGACCAAAAGGAAGAAATGTTATATTAGATAAAAAATTTGGAGCACCTCTTATAACTAATGATGGTGTAACAATAGCTAAAGAAATAGAGTTAGAAGATAGATTTGAAAATATGGGAGCTCAATTAGTTAAGGAAGTTGCTACTAAAACTAATGATGTAGCTGGTGATGGTACTACAACTGCTACAGTTTTAGCTCAAGCTATAATAAGAGAAGGGTTAAAAAATGTAACAGCAGGAGCTAATCCAGTTTTAATAAGAAAAGGTATACAAAAAGCTGTTGAAGTTGCAGTAGAAGAATTAAAATCTCAATCTAGAACTATAGAAACTAAGGAATCTATATCTCAAGTTGCTTCTATATCTGCAGGGGATGAAGAAGTAGGAGCATTAATAGCAGAAGCTATGGAAATAGTAGGAAAAGATGGTGTTATAACTGTTGAAGAATCTAAAACTATGAATACTGAATTAGATGCTGTTGAAGGGATGCAATTTGACAGAGGGTTCGTTTCAGCATACATGGTTACAGATGTAGATAAGATGGAAGCAATATTAAATGATCCATATATATTAATAACGGATAGAAAAATATCTAACATACAAGATATATTACCTATATTAGAGCAAATAGTTCAACAAGGTAAGAAATTATTAATAGTAGCTGAAGATGTAGATGGAGAAGCATTATCTACATTAGTAGTTAACAAATTAAGAGGAACATTTGAAGTTGTTGCAGTTAAAGCTCCAGGATTTGGAGATAGAAGAAAAGCAATGCTTGAAGATATAGCAACACTTACTGGAGGAGTTGTAATATCTGAAGAATTAGGATATGACCTAAAAGAAGCAGATGTAACTATGTTAGGTAGAGCAGGTTCTGTAAAAGTAACTAAAGAAGCTACTACAATAGTAGATGGATTTGGAGATAAAGTTGCTATAGAAAATAGAGTTAATCAAATAAAGCATCAAGTAGAAGAAACTACTTCAGAGTTTGATAAAGAAAAACTAATGGAAAGATTAGCTAAATTAGCTGGTGGAGTAGCTGTTATAAAAGTAGGAGCTGCTACGGAAGTTGAAATGAAAGAAAGAAAATTAAGAATAGAAGATGCACTTAATGCAACAAGAGCAGCTGTTGAAGAAGGTATAGTTGCTGGTGGTGGTACTGCATTAGTTAGTGTAATACCAGCTTTAGATAAGTTAGTATTAGAACTAGAAGGTGAAGTACAAATAGGTGCTAAGATAATAAGAAAAGCATTAGAAGAACCATTAAGACAAATAGCTATAAATGCAGGTCTTGAGGGTGCTGTTATAACAGAAAGAGTAATTAATGCAGAACCTGAGGTAGGATTTGATGCATTAAATGAAAGATATGTTAACATGATAGAAGTTGGTATAGTTGACCCAACTAAGGTTACTAGAAGTGCTTTACAAAATGCAGCATCTATAGCTGGAGTATTCTTAACTACTGAGGCGGCAGTTGCAGATTTACCAGAATCTGAACCTGCTATGCCAGGAATGGGCGGAGGAATGCCAGGAATGATGTAA
- the groES gene encoding co-chaperone GroES — MKIRPLADRVVIKKIEAEEKTASGIVLPGTAKEQPQMAEVIEVGPGGIVDGKEITMELKVGDKVIFQKYAGTEVKIEGNEYTILRQSDILAVVE; from the coding sequence ATGAAGATAAGACCATTAGCTGATAGAGTAGTTATAAAAAAAATAGAGGCTGAAGAGAAAACTGCAAGTGGTATAGTTTTACCAGGGACAGCTAAGGAGCAACCACAAATGGCTGAAGTTATAGAAGTGGGCCCAGGTGGTATAGTAGACGGAAAAGAGATAACTATGGAATTAAAAGTAGGAGATAAAGTTATATTCCAAAAGTATGCAGGTACTGAGGTTAAGATAGAAGGAAATGAATACACAATACTAAGACAAAGTGATATATTAGCAGTAGTTGAATAA
- the cls gene encoding cardiolipin synthase: MSVGGILFLSYLIISYIAGALISMTIILENRDPAKTMTWLLIFILLPGLGIVIYAVFGRNIRKIKMLRTQKLATDIKDKNLFENLDEIEELVTLEQKSIKNNRILNDLEDEDFVKRRVISLLLNTGVFPFTTNNNIEVYVDGNQKFERLLKDIENAKEYIHLEYFIIKESEIGTKIKNALIEKAKQGVKVRILYDDVGCWRFWFHRNFFNEMRKYSIQIEPFIPNKFPILGGKLNYRNHRKIVVIDGSIGYTGGINIGDEYLGRNKKFGYWRDTHIRVEGTSVYMLQMIFLTDWYYTTKEILLTKRFFPKIGHCGNSMVQVVASGPDSDWEAIHYAYFSAICQAKKSIYIETPYFIPDESLLKALNSAALSGVDVRIIFPKIADHKIVNTASYSYFSDILKSGGKVYLYTKGFIHSKVIIIDDKITSTGSANMDLRSFMLNFEINAFIYDKEVIDIMTKDFLEDMKNSEELKIEDFNNRSMVKKVKESIARLFSPIL, encoded by the coding sequence ATGAGTGTTGGAGGTATTTTGTTTTTAAGTTATTTAATTATATCTTACATCGCTGGAGCTTTAATATCTATGACTATAATACTTGAAAATAGAGATCCTGCTAAGACTATGACTTGGTTATTAATATTTATATTATTACCAGGTTTAGGAATTGTGATATATGCGGTATTTGGTAGAAATATACGAAAGATAAAAATGCTTAGAACTCAAAAACTAGCAACAGATATAAAGGATAAAAATTTATTTGAGAACTTAGATGAAATAGAAGAGTTAGTAACATTAGAACAAAAATCTATAAAGAACAATAGAATACTTAATGACCTAGAAGATGAAGATTTTGTTAAGCGAAGAGTTATAAGTTTATTATTAAATACAGGAGTATTTCCATTTACAACTAATAATAATATAGAAGTCTATGTTGATGGAAATCAAAAATTTGAAAGACTTCTTAAAGATATAGAAAATGCTAAAGAATATATACACTTAGAATATTTTATAATAAAAGAAAGTGAAATTGGAACAAAGATAAAGAATGCATTAATTGAAAAAGCAAAACAAGGTGTTAAGGTTAGAATTTTGTATGATGATGTAGGATGTTGGAGATTCTGGTTTCATAGAAATTTCTTTAATGAAATGAGAAAGTATAGTATACAAATTGAACCATTTATACCGAATAAATTCCCTATATTAGGAGGTAAATTAAATTATAGGAATCATAGAAAGATAGTAGTAATAGACGGTTCTATAGGATATACCGGTGGAATAAATATAGGTGATGAATATTTAGGAAGGAATAAGAAGTTTGGTTATTGGAGAGATACTCATATAAGAGTAGAAGGTACTTCAGTATATATGCTTCAAATGATTTTTTTAACAGATTGGTATTATACAACAAAAGAGATTCTCTTAACTAAAAGATTTTTCCCTAAAATAGGTCACTGCGGAAATAGTATGGTTCAAGTTGTAGCAAGTGGGCCTGATAGTGATTGGGAGGCTATACATTATGCTTATTTTTCAGCTATATGTCAGGCTAAAAAAAGCATATATATAGAAACACCATATTTTATACCAGATGAAAGCTTGCTAAAAGCTTTAAATAGTGCAGCTTTAAGTGGAGTAGATGTTAGAATTATATTCCCGAAAATAGCTGATCATAAAATAGTAAATACAGCATCTTATTCATATTTTAGTGATATACTGAAATCTGGAGGTAAGGTTTATTTGTATACAAAAGGTTTTATACACTCTAAAGTTATAATTATAGATGATAAAATAACTTCAACTGGATCAGCTAATATGGATTTAAGAAGTTTTATGCTAAACTTTGAAATAAATGCATTTATATATGATAAAGAAGTAATAGATATTATGACTAAGGATTTTTTAGAAGATATGAAAAATAGTGAGGAGTTAAAAATAGAAGATTTTAATAATAGAAGTATGGTTAAAAAGGTGAAAGAATCAATAGCGAGACTATTTTCACCTATATTATAA
- a CDS encoding DNA-3-methyladenine glycosylase family protein — protein sequence MKVYEKDNTVILEDISDFNPKHIFECGQCFRWIKEDDESYTGVAKGRVINVSKQGDKVFLKNTNLDDFNNIWFEYFDLGTDYGNIKEILRNMDEHLEKATEFGDGIRILKQDGWEMLISFIISSNNRIPMIQKAINNLSREFGTYIGEYNGKEYYAFPTPEQLSKASQEQIRACQTGFRDKYIKSTTDSVILNNENISEYTKLNTEECLKELLKFNGVGPKVGDCIALFGMQKYDTFPVDVWVKRVMQEFYVEEDMSLSKIRAYAIDKFKGLSGFAQQYLFYYARELGIGR from the coding sequence ATGAAAGTTTACGAAAAAGATAACACAGTTATATTAGAAGATATATCAGATTTTAATCCGAAGCATATATTTGAATGTGGTCAGTGTTTTAGATGGATTAAAGAAGATGATGAGTCATATACTGGTGTAGCAAAAGGAAGAGTAATAAATGTTTCAAAACAAGGAGATAAAGTTTTTTTAAAGAATACTAATTTAGATGATTTTAATAATATTTGGTTTGAATATTTTGATTTAGGAACAGATTATGGAAATATAAAAGAGATATTAAGAAATATGGATGAGCATTTAGAAAAAGCGACAGAATTTGGTGATGGCATAAGAATTCTTAAACAAGATGGATGGGAAATGCTTATATCGTTTATAATATCATCAAACAACAGAATACCTATGATACAAAAAGCTATAAATAATTTATCTAGAGAGTTCGGGACATATATTGGTGAATATAATGGTAAAGAGTATTATGCTTTTCCTACCCCAGAACAATTAAGTAAGGCTAGCCAAGAACAAATAAGAGCATGCCAAACAGGATTTAGAGATAAATATATAAAAAGTACAACAGATAGTGTTATTTTAAATAATGAAAATATATCTGAATATACTAAGTTAAATACAGAGGAGTGCTTAAAGGAATTATTAAAATTTAATGGAGTTGGTCCTAAGGTGGGTGACTGCATTGCATTATTTGGAATGCAAAAGTATGATACTTTCCCGGTAGACGTGTGGGTTAAAAGAGTTATGCAAGAATTTTATGTAGAAGAGGATATGAGTTTATCTAAAATAAGAGCATATGCTATAGATAAGTTTAAGGGATTATCTGGTTTTGCACAACAGTATTTATTCTATTATGCAAGGGAGCTTGGTATAGGAAGATAA
- a CDS encoding deoxynucleoside kinase gives MNNRGIFIAVEGPIGVGKTTLANILNQHFGYTLLREIVEENPFLSKFYTDIKEYALQTEAFFLFNRFKQLEDIEKNVLSLSKGVVSDYHIIKNLIFAGITLDKMQFHRYKQVYNIFVNDLPQPDIIIYLNSNTDVLMKRIAMRDRSFERQMDRNYIDGLRTEYKYYFNPLSIKHNFMGKEPIIIEIDNSNLDFLNKEEDKKFIINKVEEAISTLGGNTTCSN, from the coding sequence ATGAATAATAGAGGTATATTTATAGCTGTTGAAGGACCTATTGGTGTAGGAAAAACTACATTAGCTAATATACTTAACCAACATTTTGGTTATACTCTTTTAAGAGAAATAGTTGAAGAAAATCCTTTTTTATCAAAATTTTATACAGATATTAAAGAATATGCTTTACAAACAGAAGCATTTTTTCTATTTAATAGATTTAAACAATTAGAGGATATTGAAAAAAATGTATTAAGTCTATCTAAGGGTGTTGTAAGTGATTATCATATAATAAAAAATCTTATATTTGCAGGTATTACACTTGATAAAATGCAATTTCATAGATATAAACAAGTATATAACATATTCGTTAATGATTTACCTCAACCCGATATTATAATATATTTAAATTCTAATACAGATGTTCTGATGAAAAGAATAGCAATGAGGGATAGAAGTTTTGAAAGGCAAATGGATAGAAACTATATTGATGGATTAAGAACGGAATATAAATATTATTTCAATCCATTATCTATAAAACACAACTTTATGGGTAAAGAACCTATAATAATCGAGATTGATAATTCTAATTTAGACTTCTTAAATAAAGAAGAAGATAAAAAATTTATAATAAATAAAGTGGAAGAAGCAATTTCAACTTTAGGAGGAAATACGACATGTTCAAATTAG
- a CDS encoding deoxynucleoside kinase produces MFKLVNQCNKPLNRDLFITVAGNVGAGKSTLTKLVAQKLGFEAHYEKVDGNPYLEDFYKDQEKWGFHLQLYFLAQRFKQQKEIDSNGLNNIQDRSIYEDVEIFARNLYDNKKMTKRDYITYRDLFNDMVPYLRRPDLMIYLDGSLDSIIHRINLRGRDMEKTVDIEYWKNLHDRYEKWITEYDQSPVLYVNINEVDLINNPEHLDMLCDKIKEILGM; encoded by the coding sequence ATGTTCAAATTAGTAAATCAATGCAATAAACCTTTAAATAGAGATTTATTCATAACAGTAGCTGGTAATGTTGGTGCTGGTAAATCAACTTTAACTAAATTAGTTGCACAAAAACTAGGATTTGAAGCACATTATGAAAAGGTTGATGGTAACCCATATTTAGAAGATTTTTATAAAGATCAAGAAAAATGGGGGTTCCACTTACAATTATACTTCTTAGCTCAAAGATTTAAACAACAAAAAGAAATAGACAGCAATGGATTAAATAATATCCAAGATAGAAGTATATACGAAGATGTAGAAATATTCGCTAGAAATTTATATGATAATAAAAAAATGACTAAGAGAGATTATATAACTTATAGAGATTTATTTAATGATATGGTTCCTTATTTAAGAAGACCTGACTTAATGATATATCTTGATGGATCTTTAGATTCTATAATCCATAGAATAAATCTTAGAGGTCGTGATATGGAAAAAACAGTCGATATAGAATACTGGAAAAATCTTCATGATAGATATGAAAAATGGATTACTGAGTATGACCAATCACCAGTTTTATATGTTAATATAAATGAAGTTGATCTAATAAATAATCCAGAACATTTAGATATGTTATGTGATAAAATAAAAGAAATACTAGGGATGTAG
- a CDS encoding YeiH family protein, which yields MSKSNKVLSEIKNIIPGLIVAILVSLISMGLAKFMPSLGAGTIAIFLGMLVGNLFLGQKVFQSGYKFSETNLLSYSIVLLGGTLSVTKLMELGFSGIIFVVIQMAITIVGTMYIGKKLGFSQNFRMLMASGNAVCGSSAIAATAPVIDANDDDKGITITIVNITGIFLMFLLPVLCGRLYNHEVVKTSAMIGGTLQSVGQVVASGEMVNEHVKEMAMIFKIVRVILLVVVVFTLGHIKHKTNHEIIEEEVSDVKKGKIKIPWYVIGFFITCALFTVNIISPEVSSLFKAISNKLEIIALGAIGLRVNLRELIKQGKSVSLYALFVGLLQVVTAIILISIFL from the coding sequence ATGAGTAAAAGTAATAAAGTATTAAGTGAAATAAAAAATATAATACCAGGACTTATAGTAGCTATATTAGTATCTTTAATTAGTATGGGATTAGCAAAGTTTATGCCGAGTTTAGGGGCAGGAACTATAGCAATATTTTTAGGTATGTTAGTAGGGAACTTATTCTTAGGACAAAAAGTGTTCCAAAGTGGATATAAATTTTCTGAAACTAATCTATTATCATACTCAATAGTATTGCTTGGAGGTACTTTAAGCGTAACAAAGTTAATGGAATTAGGATTTAGCGGAATAATTTTTGTTGTTATACAAATGGCAATTACTATAGTTGGAACAATGTATATAGGTAAAAAATTAGGTTTTAGTCAGAATTTTAGAATGCTTATGGCAAGTGGAAATGCAGTATGTGGTTCATCTGCAATAGCTGCAACAGCTCCAGTTATAGATGCAAATGATGATGATAAAGGAATAACTATCACAATAGTAAATATAACTGGTATATTTTTAATGTTTTTACTTCCTGTTTTATGTGGACGGTTATATAACCATGAAGTTGTAAAAACATCAGCTATGATAGGTGGAACACTTCAATCAGTAGGACAAGTTGTTGCCAGTGGAGAAATGGTAAATGAGCATGTTAAAGAAATGGCTATGATATTTAAAATAGTAAGGGTTATACTATTAGTTGTAGTAGTATTTACACTTGGTCATATAAAACATAAAACTAACCATGAAATAATAGAAGAAGAAGTATCAGATGTTAAAAAAGGTAAAATAAAAATACCATGGTATGTTATAGGTTTCTTTATAACATGTGCATTATTTACAGTAAATATAATCTCTCCAGAGGTATCAAGTTTATTTAAGGCTATAAGTAATAAACTTGAAATAATAGCATTAGGTGCAATAGGACTTAGAGTTAATTTAAGAGAATTAATAAAACAAGGTAAATCTGTATCATTATATGCTCTATTTGTAGGTTTATTACAAGTAGTAACTGCTATAATATTAATATCTATATTCTTATAA
- a CDS encoding LysR family transcriptional regulator, whose amino-acid sequence MFEELKTFIAVVEHKNFTKAGEYLNLSQPSVSTHIKNLESYYGVTLINRSIKHKSIVITENGYKLYNRAKEILHILDTTYMEVRDISDSIKGIIKIGASLTIGEYILPKFLTIFREKYPDIEVDLLIENTTIIAENLKDLTLDIGFIEGISSYPNLNQEYLSEDKMVLAVPYDSRWINNKFNFDLLQNQNWVAREEGSGTREYLNLYLNSNKIIAKNLMILGSNYAVKEAVRNGLGVTIISNFVADPAAKNKELITIELDKFYNRSFSYILPKNMNITKATEVFLEEFKNYLLTITK is encoded by the coding sequence TTGTTTGAAGAATTGAAAACTTTTATCGCTGTAGTAGAACATAAAAACTTTACAAAAGCCGGTGAATATTTAAATTTATCTCAACCAAGTGTCAGCACACATATAAAAAATTTAGAAAGTTATTATGGCGTTACTTTAATTAATAGATCTATAAAACATAAATCAATTGTTATAACTGAAAACGGCTATAAACTTTATAACAGGGCAAAAGAAATTCTACATATTTTAGATACTACATATATGGAAGTTAGAGATATTTCAGACTCGATCAAAGGAATTATAAAGATTGGTGCTAGTTTAACTATTGGGGAGTATATTTTACCTAAATTTCTTACTATTTTTCGTGAAAAATATCCAGATATAGAGGTTGATCTACTTATCGAAAATACCACTATAATTGCTGAAAATTTAAAGGATTTAACTTTAGATATCGGATTTATAGAAGGAATATCTTCATACCCTAATTTGAATCAAGAATATTTATCAGAAGATAAAATGGTTTTAGCAGTTCCTTATGATTCCCGCTGGATCAATAATAAATTTAACTTCGATTTATTACAAAATCAAAATTGGGTAGCTCGAGAAGAAGGGTCCGGTACTAGAGAATATTTAAATCTATATTTGAACTCAAATAAAATAATCGCAAAAAATTTAATGATTTTAGGTAGTAATTATGCAGTTAAAGAAGCTGTTAGAAATGGACTTGGAGTAACTATAATCTCTAATTTTGTAGCTGACCCAGCAGCTAAAAATAAAGAGTTAATCACCATAGAATTGGACAAATTTTACAATCGTAGTTTTTCTTATATTTTACCTAAAAATATGAATATTACAAAAGCTACTGAGGTATTTTTAGAAGAATTTAAAAATTACTTATTAACTATTACTAAGTAA
- the pyrE gene encoding orotate phosphoribosyltransferase, protein MSKVDVVEILKKSDALLEGHFLLSSGKHSNRYVQCAKVLRFPKYAEQVLSTVVDQIKDLDIDLVVGPAMGGVIVSYELGRQLNKETVFTERKDGVMELRRGFEVSPGAKIIIAEDVVTTGKSTIETKEALEKLGGEVIGVACIANRTSKDIGMPIYSAIKLDIQVHDADECPLCKEGKIELVKPGSREFKELGM, encoded by the coding sequence ATGAGTAAAGTAGACGTAGTAGAAATATTAAAGAAAAGTGATGCATTATTAGAAGGTCATTTCCTATTATCTTCAGGAAAGCACAGCAATAGATATGTACAATGTGCTAAAGTATTAAGATTTCCTAAATATGCAGAGCAGGTATTAAGTACAGTAGTTGATCAAATAAAAGATTTAGATATAGATTTAGTAGTAGGACCTGCAATGGGTGGAGTTATAGTTTCTTATGAATTAGGAAGACAATTAAATAAGGAGACTGTATTCACTGAAAGAAAAGATGGAGTAATGGAGCTTAGAAGAGGATTTGAGGTTAGTCCTGGAGCCAAAATAATAATAGCTGAAGATGTTGTTACTACTGGAAAATCAACGATAGAAACTAAAGAGGCTTTAGAAAAATTAGGTGGAGAAGTTATAGGGGTAGCTTGCATAGCAAATAGAACTTCTAAAGATATAGGTATGCCTATATATAGTGCAATAAAGTTAGATATACAAGTTCATGATGCTGATGAGTGTCCTTTATGTAAAGAAGGAAAAATAGAGTTGGTTAAACCTGGAAGTAGAGAGTTTAAAGAACTAGGAATGTAA